The following are encoded in a window of Staphylospora marina genomic DNA:
- the polX gene encoding DNA polymerase/3'-5' exonuclease PolX, giving the protein MNNPGIAGMLHQLADYLEIEGENPFRVNAWRRAARAVENSRIPVVDMLDRLENLPGVGKGTAAVIREMATTGTAQVLEDLKRRIPPGLPVLLGIPGLGPKSLHLLHRELGISDLRDLVQAAEEGKIRNLPGFGVKKEQKLLEAIRKLGSRPNRRLLAEARQLADVVLRKLAGHPAVVRIEPAGSLRRGKETVKDLDFVVATEHPKEAGEAILAVSEVKEVTAKGDTKITVELEADGIRMSADFRLVAPEKFASAWLHFTGSAAHNVRIRQRAKELGWKVSEYGISDDRSGEERTFASEEAFYRALGLPYIEPELREDQGEFEAAEQNGLPDLIRPDDVRGDLHMHTVWSDGAETVYEMAVAARERGYEYIAVTDHSRSLRVAYGLSVDELMKQWEEIDRVNRELEGITVLKGAEVDILADGSLDYPDEILERLDVVIASVHSRLGLDEETMTDRILRAIKHPYVHIIGHPTGRLLGRRDPCKLDLDRLFRTAADTGTILELNADPRRLDLGDQLLRRACEEYGTLFVISSDAHSSAGLDRMAYGVITARRAWLEKRNVLNTLPLAELRKRLRKGRP; this is encoded by the coding sequence GTGAATAATCCGGGCATTGCCGGCATGTTGCATCAGCTGGCGGATTATCTGGAGATTGAAGGAGAGAACCCGTTCAGGGTGAATGCGTGGCGTCGGGCGGCCCGCGCGGTGGAAAACAGTCGCATTCCCGTGGTCGACATGTTGGATCGATTGGAAAATCTTCCGGGGGTGGGCAAAGGAACCGCGGCGGTGATCAGGGAAATGGCAACCACCGGAACGGCACAGGTCCTGGAGGATCTGAAGCGGCGCATTCCCCCGGGATTGCCCGTCCTGCTCGGCATTCCCGGTTTGGGGCCCAAATCACTCCATCTGCTTCACCGGGAACTGGGAATTTCCGACCTGCGGGATCTGGTTCAGGCGGCGGAAGAGGGGAAGATCCGGAATCTGCCGGGATTCGGGGTCAAGAAAGAACAAAAACTTCTCGAGGCCATCCGGAAACTGGGAAGCCGACCGAACCGCCGCCTGTTGGCGGAGGCCCGTCAATTGGCCGATGTCGTGCTGCGCAAGTTGGCCGGGCATCCCGCCGTCGTTCGGATCGAACCTGCCGGGAGTTTGAGACGGGGAAAAGAGACGGTGAAGGATCTCGACTTCGTGGTGGCCACCGAACATCCGAAAGAAGCGGGAGAAGCGATTTTGGCCGTTTCCGAGGTGAAGGAAGTGACGGCAAAGGGGGACACGAAGATCACGGTCGAACTGGAAGCGGACGGAATCCGGATGTCCGCCGATTTCCGTCTCGTGGCTCCCGAGAAGTTTGCGTCGGCATGGCTGCATTTCACCGGCTCTGCCGCCCACAACGTGAGAATCCGGCAACGGGCGAAAGAACTCGGATGGAAGGTGAGCGAATACGGAATTTCGGACGACCGGTCCGGGGAGGAGCGGACGTTTGCATCCGAAGAGGCATTTTACCGGGCGCTCGGTCTTCCGTATATCGAACCCGAACTGCGGGAGGATCAGGGTGAATTCGAAGCGGCCGAACAAAACGGATTGCCGGACTTGATCCGTCCCGATGATGTCCGTGGAGACTTGCACATGCATACCGTCTGGAGCGACGGTGCGGAAACCGTGTACGAAATGGCCGTGGCGGCGCGGGAGAGAGGATACGAGTACATCGCCGTGACCGATCATTCCCGGTCGCTCCGCGTGGCTTACGGACTTTCCGTGGACGAACTCATGAAGCAATGGGAAGAGATCGATCGGGTCAATCGGGAGTTGGAAGGCATCACCGTGCTGAAAGGAGCGGAAGTGGACATTCTTGCGGACGGATCGTTGGACTATCCGGATGAGATCCTGGAGCGGCTCGACGTGGTGATCGCCTCGGTGCACAGCCGGCTCGGACTCGATGAAGAAACGATGACCGATCGGATCCTTCGCGCGATAAAGCATCCATATGTTCACATCATCGGTCATCCGACGGGGCGGCTGTTGGGCAGAAGGGATCCCTGCAAGCTCGATCTCGACAGGCTGTTCAGGACGGCGGCGGACACCGGCACCATCCTCGAACTGAATGCGGATCCCCGAAGGTTGGATCTCGGTGATCAACTTCTTCGCCGCGCGTGTGAGGAATACGGGACTCTCTTTGTCATCTCCAGCGACGC
- the zapA gene encoding cell division protein ZapA produces the protein MKNRLTVEIYGQQYQLAGKASPGHMRQVASHVDEKMRQIADKHPRLDTTRLAVLSAVNIADDYLRLKQQHDEILHLIEDEEP, from the coding sequence GTGAAAAACCGACTGACGGTGGAAATTTACGGACAGCAGTACCAGCTTGCCGGCAAAGCCAGTCCCGGCCACATGAGACAGGTGGCCAGTCATGTCGATGAAAAAATGAGACAGATTGCCGACAAGCATCCCCGGTTGGATACCACAAGGTTGGCCGTTCTGTCGGCGGTGAACATCGCCGATGATTATTTGAGACTGAAGCAACAACACGATGAGATCCTCCACCTCATCGAGGATGAAGAGCCGTGA
- a CDS encoding CvpA family protein — MLDLILLFLLAGSVLHGLRTGLVQQAVSLVAWLAAAWGAWQFSDELTPVISGAWPLDDVGRSGWMSLLPVEQILHSTMAFIVLFFGIRFLFLLAAPILNLVADLPLISWVNRLGGAGLSLLKFVLVTVIAVHLLHVLPWEAGNEAVSGSLIADMVLDWTPDLKDGLINLLWNQAG; from the coding sequence ATGCTGGATCTGATCCTTCTGTTTTTGCTTGCCGGTTCGGTGCTGCACGGACTCCGGACGGGGCTGGTTCAACAGGCCGTGTCTCTGGTCGCTTGGCTGGCCGCCGCATGGGGAGCCTGGCAGTTCAGCGATGAACTGACACCGGTGATCTCCGGCGCATGGCCGCTGGATGATGTGGGGAGGAGCGGATGGATGTCACTCCTTCCCGTGGAACAGATCCTGCATTCCACCATGGCTTTCATCGTTTTGTTTTTCGGAATCCGGTTTCTGTTTTTGCTCGCCGCTCCGATCCTGAACCTGGTGGCCGATCTTCCGCTGATTTCCTGGGTCAACCGGCTCGGCGGGGCCGGTTTGTCGCTGCTGAAGTTCGTGCTGGTGACCGTGATTGCCGTTCATCTGCTGCATGTGCTCCCTTGGGAAGCGGGAAACGAAGCGGTAAGCGGTTCTTTGATTGCCGACATGGTGCTGGATTGGACTCCGGATTTGAAGGACGGGCTGATCAACCTGCTGTGGAACCAAGCGGGTTGA
- the pheT gene encoding phenylalanine--tRNA ligase subunit beta, with protein MLVSYEWLSRYVELEGITPEDIAMELNRTGIEVEVIYTRDTGVSGVVIGQVLSVEKHPEADKLKVCMVSVGPGKILQIVCGASNVAPGQRVPVALVGAKLPGGVHIKNAVLRGVESQGMICSARELGLPDKVIMKEQTEGILVLGPDAPIGGDIKDYLGMNDEVIELQLTPNRSDCLSMFGVAYEVAAIFDRQLMLPEVSLSAPEGPSSPVEIMIQSEDDCPFYAAQVVHGIKIGPSPQWMQNRLISAGIRPINNVVDITNYVMLETGQPLHAFDYDKIPEGRIAVRRAVKGETLVTLDGQLRELEEDMLLITDGTHPIAVAGVMGGESSEVTSETVSVLIESAFFDPAIVRRGSRKLGLRTEASNRFEKGVDPERIVPALARAVELMEQLAGGVAGSEVMVQKAGDVDDVVIPLRHDRLESLIGNELSEEEVLDIFRRLRFTVESGEGVYHVKVPTRRPDVTMEVDLIEEVARLYGYERIKARLPMGMQSQGGLTREQKLRRVIRHTLRQLGLSEAITYSLTSEPLNAEVEPLKSSRPIRLAMPMSQDRTVLRTGLVPSLIQAASYNRNHGNGRVALFEMGKTYHSAEEVLTVLPDERWELAALIDGKPDPSVWKQASVEGHGFYRLKGILESLFTRLGISGVRYEVAAPNGFHPGRTAVILIENEVVGMIGQLHPKLAAKHDLEEPVVFQLDLATLITAVPDQARYVAIPRYPAVTRDLAVVVDQDVPAGDLEAGIRKVAGELLESVALFDVFSGERIGEGKKSVAFSLVYRAKDRTLTDEEVQEVHDRMVRHLEEEYGAMLRQ; from the coding sequence GTGCTGGTATCCTACGAATGGCTTTCCCGTTACGTGGAACTTGAAGGAATTACTCCCGAAGACATTGCGATGGAATTGAACCGGACGGGCATCGAGGTGGAAGTGATCTATACCCGGGACACCGGCGTGTCCGGCGTGGTCATCGGTCAGGTGCTCTCCGTCGAAAAACACCCGGAAGCCGACAAGCTCAAGGTTTGCATGGTGTCGGTCGGCCCGGGGAAAATCCTCCAAATCGTGTGCGGAGCGTCCAACGTGGCTCCGGGCCAACGCGTGCCGGTCGCGCTGGTCGGCGCGAAACTTCCCGGAGGGGTCCACATCAAGAATGCCGTGCTTCGCGGGGTGGAATCCCAGGGCATGATCTGTTCGGCCCGTGAGCTGGGACTGCCGGACAAAGTGATCATGAAGGAGCAGACGGAAGGCATTCTGGTGCTCGGACCGGATGCGCCGATCGGGGGAGACATCAAGGACTACCTCGGCATGAATGACGAAGTGATCGAACTTCAGCTCACGCCCAACCGTTCCGACTGTCTCAGCATGTTCGGCGTGGCTTATGAAGTGGCGGCCATTTTCGACCGGCAGCTCATGTTGCCGGAAGTGAGCCTGTCCGCTCCCGAAGGACCCTCTTCGCCGGTGGAAATCATGATTCAGTCCGAGGACGATTGTCCGTTCTATGCCGCACAGGTGGTGCACGGCATCAAGATCGGCCCTTCCCCGCAATGGATGCAAAACCGGCTCATTTCCGCAGGCATCCGGCCGATCAACAACGTCGTCGACATCACCAACTATGTGATGCTGGAAACGGGGCAACCGCTGCACGCCTTTGACTACGACAAGATTCCGGAAGGCCGGATTGCCGTCCGTCGGGCCGTGAAAGGCGAGACTTTGGTCACGCTGGACGGTCAGCTTCGGGAGTTGGAAGAAGACATGTTGCTGATCACGGACGGTACCCATCCGATTGCGGTCGCCGGCGTGATGGGCGGCGAATCGTCCGAAGTGACGTCGGAAACCGTGTCGGTGCTCATCGAATCCGCCTTCTTCGATCCGGCGATCGTCCGGAGAGGCTCCCGGAAGTTGGGGCTTCGGACGGAAGCGAGCAACCGCTTCGAGAAAGGCGTGGACCCCGAACGGATCGTTCCCGCGCTCGCGCGTGCCGTGGAGCTGATGGAGCAGTTGGCGGGAGGCGTGGCCGGCTCCGAAGTGATGGTGCAAAAAGCGGGTGACGTGGACGATGTGGTAATCCCGCTCAGACATGACCGTTTGGAAAGTCTGATCGGAAATGAGCTGAGTGAGGAAGAGGTACTTGACATTTTCAGACGCCTCCGGTTCACCGTGGAATCCGGGGAAGGTGTCTATCACGTGAAAGTGCCCACCCGCCGTCCGGACGTGACGATGGAGGTCGACTTGATCGAAGAAGTGGCGCGGCTGTACGGGTATGAACGGATCAAGGCTCGTCTTCCCATGGGCATGCAATCCCAAGGCGGATTGACCCGTGAACAAAAGCTGCGCCGGGTGATTCGGCACACGCTCCGTCAGCTGGGCCTCAGCGAAGCGATCACTTACAGCCTCACCTCGGAACCGCTGAACGCCGAAGTGGAGCCGCTGAAATCGTCCCGTCCCATCCGGCTGGCCATGCCGATGAGCCAGGACCGGACGGTGCTGAGGACCGGACTGGTGCCGTCACTCATCCAGGCGGCGTCGTACAACCGCAACCACGGCAACGGCCGGGTGGCTCTGTTTGAGATGGGCAAAACCTATCATTCCGCGGAAGAAGTGCTGACGGTTCTCCCGGATGAGCGCTGGGAATTGGCCGCTCTGATCGACGGCAAACCCGATCCCTCCGTCTGGAAGCAAGCATCCGTCGAAGGGCACGGATTCTACCGGCTGAAAGGAATTTTGGAATCCCTGTTCACCCGTCTCGGCATCAGCGGGGTTCGGTATGAGGTGGCCGCGCCGAACGGATTCCATCCCGGTCGCACCGCCGTCATCCTCATCGAAAATGAAGTCGTCGGCATGATCGGGCAACTTCATCCGAAACTGGCGGCCAAGCATGATCTGGAAGAGCCGGTCGTGTTCCAGCTGGATCTCGCCACGCTCATCACCGCCGTCCCCGATCAGGCCCGGTATGTGGCGATTCCCCGATATCCGGCCGTCACCCGGGACTTGGCGGTGGTGGTGGATCAGGATGTCCCCGCCGGCGATCTCGAAGCAGGAATCCGGAAAGTGGCCGGAGAATTACTCGAATCCGTAGCACTTTTCGACGTGTTTTCCGGAGAGAGAATCGGGGAAGGAAAGAAAAGTGTGGCGTTCTCTCTCGTATACCGGGCAAAAGACCGTACGTTGACGGATGAGGAAGTTCAGGAAGTGCATGACCGGATGGTCCGGCATCTGGAGGAAGAATACGGGGCCATGCTGAGACAGTGA
- the pheS gene encoding phenylalanine--tRNA ligase subunit alpha, with amino-acid sequence MRERLEMLKQEAVAAISEATRLEELRDIRVRYLGKKGELTSVLRGMGSLPPEERPVIGGVANEVRQVLESRLQEKEAWLEEAALEERLASERIDVTLPGMNPATGSLHPLNLVLEQIEDIFTGLGFQVAEGPEVEVDRYNFEALNLPKDHPARDMQDSFYITPEILLRTHTSPVQVRVMESREGTVPIRIICPGKVYRRDDDDATHSHQFTQIEGLMVDTHVSMSELHGVLLAFIEQMFGAGTEMRLRPSYFPFTEPSVEVDIFHPEKGWVEILGAGMVHPRVLERAGYDPEQVSGFAFGMGAERIAMLKYGIDDIRHFYNNDLRFLRQFRSE; translated from the coding sequence ATGCGCGAACGATTGGAAATGTTGAAGCAGGAAGCGGTCGCCGCGATCTCGGAAGCGACCCGTCTTGAAGAGCTCCGGGACATCCGCGTGCGGTATTTGGGGAAAAAGGGAGAGCTGACGTCCGTTCTCCGCGGAATGGGCTCCCTGCCTCCGGAAGAACGTCCGGTGATCGGCGGAGTGGCCAACGAAGTGCGCCAGGTGCTGGAAAGCCGGCTGCAGGAAAAAGAGGCATGGCTGGAAGAAGCGGCCCTGGAGGAGAGATTGGCCTCGGAGCGGATCGACGTCACTTTGCCGGGCATGAATCCGGCAACGGGATCTCTTCATCCGCTCAACCTGGTGTTGGAGCAAATCGAGGACATTTTCACCGGTCTCGGCTTCCAGGTGGCGGAAGGGCCGGAAGTGGAAGTGGACCGGTACAACTTCGAAGCACTCAATCTTCCCAAAGATCATCCGGCGCGTGACATGCAGGATTCGTTCTACATCACCCCGGAAATTCTTCTTCGCACCCATACGTCGCCCGTTCAGGTTCGCGTGATGGAATCGCGGGAAGGAACGGTTCCGATCCGGATCATTTGTCCGGGCAAAGTGTACCGGCGGGACGACGATGATGCGACCCATTCGCACCAATTCACTCAGATCGAGGGGCTCATGGTGGACACCCATGTGTCGATGAGCGAGCTCCACGGCGTGTTGCTGGCGTTCATTGAACAGATGTTCGGTGCGGGAACCGAAATGAGATTGCGCCCGAGTTACTTCCCGTTCACGGAACCGAGCGTTGAGGTGGACATTTTCCATCCGGAAAAGGGCTGGGTGGAAATCTTGGGAGCCGGCATGGTTCATCCCCGCGTGCTGGAAAGAGCGGGATACGATCCGGAGCAGGTGTCGGGCTTTGCGTTCGGCATGGGAGCGGAACGGATCGCCATGCTGAAATACGGCATTGACGACATTCGCCATTTTTACAACAACGACTTGCGCTTCCTGCGCCAGTTTCGGTCCGAGTGA